Below is a genomic region from Deltaproteobacteria bacterium.
AACCGTACCCCTGCGGCAACACCCTGGTATTTATCAGCTGGTCATTCGGGTTTCATCTGCTGCGCGAGACCGCACTGTGCAGCATCTTGTGGCAGCTGGCTACAAGGTGCTCACTGAATACAAAAAAGACCTCACTCCTTATCTCCCCAACAGCTGAAGCGTGTCAATCTGGCCAGCAAATTGGCAGAAACCTCGACTCCTGCCGCCTGCACGCTGTTCTTTCTGGGTGCAGTGGTCTCCTCAGGTGTAGTTGATGGTGAGGTAGAGATCTCCGCCGCCTGGATCGACGCCAGGACCCTTGCCCCTGAGGCGCAGCCGCGTGCCAGGACGCGTTCCCGGGGGAATGCGCACTCTCAAGACTTCCCGCCCTGCCCCCCGGTCTATCGCCACCTTTACCCAGCCGCCTCGGAGGGCGTCCTCTGCCGGTACGCGCAATTCAAAAAAGGAGTCCTTTGCCGCTGCCTTGTTGATTTGCTGGAGACGAGGAGCTCTCTTCTGACCGCCCAGGAAATATTGCCCTACTTTGCGTCCCAGTCTCCTCAAAAAACCAGGGCTCGCCACCTCTGGTCGCCCATGCCTTCGCAGATGCCTTTTCCGCAGACTGTGGCCGGACCCTCTGCGGCCAACACCATGCGGCCCCCATACAAAGACTCCACCGAGAAGAATGCCCCGCCCCCCGAAGAAAACCTGGTCGAGAAAGTTCCTGTCAAATCGCACTCCGGCTCTGTCGAACTCACGAAATAGCTCTCTAAAGGCTGCATTGATACGGGGGTCTCGGCAGAGGTCTTGAAACACCTGTTCGCGCGTAAAGGGAAACCCTTCAGCACGGTATGTCTGACCGGCCCCCGACCTCAGCCAACGGTCATAGTGATGGCGTTTGTCAGGATCGATCAAGACCCCGTAGGCTTCGCTCACCTCCTTGAAGCGCTCTTCGGCAGCAGCATCTCCTGGATTACGGTCAGGGTGATACTTGAGGGCGAGTTTCCTGTAGGCCTTGCGGATCTCCTCTTCGGAACACTCCTGAGAAAGGCCGAGTATGTTGTAGTAGTTTTTCATCAGCAAAACTCGCCGCCTGTTGCTGCTCTCCTGGTCATCAGGACGATGGTGTGGCGCTGTCAGTGGGCCGAGGTCTGCCTATCACTAGGTAAATGAGCGCTCCTATCACAGGCAGAAAGGTAACCACTATGAACCAGACAACCTTGCTCTTCAGGGAGGGAAACGACCGGTAAGCCACATCCCGTATCGCCCAGATGGTTGGGACCATGGGCAGCAGCAGCACCAGGACCACTATAATTATGCGCAATATAACCTGGCCATCCATAATTCACCGGGTCTAATCTCTGAGTTCCGCCTGTTGACCTCAGCCAAAATTGCAGAGGAATCCTACCACAAAGAAACTGCCAAGAGCAACCTCAGCAATACTGCTTGCAGCCTGGATCATCGAGCGGCAACGGCAACGAAGCCCGTATCGAATGACGGCTCACGGCTGCCTGTCAATACTCAGAGAAAGTCAAGACGAATGACGTGGCCCAATGACGAAACGGGTATGGCAACCCTGGCCGCGGCCGAGTTTCCAGAGTGAAGGCGGTTGGCAGCGTATACTCACGCCGCCTGTCTCTAATCGCCCTCGAGATAACGCTGCAGATGGCGGGCCGTGTGTGAGTAGGCCGTACACTGCAGCAGCTCCTCGGGAGAACCGCTGGCCACCAGGCGGCCGCCCTCGTCGCCGCCTCCTGGCCCCAGATCTATAACGTAGTCGGCGGCCTTGATCACCTCCAGGTTGTGTTCAATTACCACAACAGTGTGTCCCGCGTCCACCAGTGTCTGCAGGGCCGCCACCAGCCTCTCGACGTCAGCAATGTGCAACCCGGTGGTGGGTTCATCCAGAAAGTAGATTGTCCGCGCTCTCCGATTGCCTGCCAGTTCCTGCACCAGCTTGATTCGTTGCGCTTCTCCACCAGAAAGCGTTGGACTCGGCTGGCCGAGACTGAGGTAGCCCAGGCCCAATTTAAGCATGAAATCCAGAGGACGACTTATTTTCAATATTGGTGCAAAGAAGGCTGCCGCCTCTTCTACGGTCATGGCTAGAACCTGGGCAATGTTCTTGCCTTTGTATCTTACTGCCAGAGTCTCACTGTTGTACCGACTGCTGTTACACTGCAGGCAGCGCACGTAGATATCCGGCAGAAAGGCCATTTCCACCCGGTTCAGCCCCTGGCCTTTGCATTCCGGACAGCGACCCGCAGCCACGTTGAAAGAGAAGCGTCCGGCAGTATATCCTCGTGCTCTCGCCTCTGCCGTGGCTGCAAAAAGGCGACGAATTTCTGCAAAAATCCCTACATAGGTAGCTGGCACTGACCTGGGCGTCCTGCCGATTGGGCTGTGGTCCACCCGCACCACTCTATGCAGGTTCTGCCAGCCCAGAAGCTCATCGTACTCGCCAGCATGGTGCTGTGTTTTGTGCAGTTCATTCGACAAAGCCTTGAACAGAGTTTCTTCCACCAAGGTGCTCTTGCCCGAC
It encodes:
- a CDS encoding DnaJ domain-containing protein, producing MKNYYNILGLSQECSEEEIRKAYRKLALKYHPDRNPGDAAAEERFKEVSEAYGVLIDPDKRHHYDRWLRSGAGQTYRAEGFPFTREQVFQDLCRDPRINAAFRELFREFDRAGVRFDRNFLDQVFFGGRGILLGGVFVWGPHGVGRRGSGHSLRKRHLRRHGRPEVASPGFLRRLGRKVGQYFLGGQKRAPRLQQINKAAAKDSFFELRVPAEDALRGGWVKVAIDRGAGREVLRVRIPPGTRPGTRLRLRGKGPGVDPGGGDLYLTINYT
- a CDS encoding PLDc_N domain-containing protein yields the protein MDGQVILRIIIVVLVLLLPMVPTIWAIRDVAYRSFPSLKSKVVWFIVVTFLPVIGALIYLVIGRPRPTDSATPSS